A stretch of Methanococcus voltae PS DNA encodes these proteins:
- a CDS encoding basic amino acid ABC transporter substrate-binding protein, giving the protein MIKNGIKALFLVALVALVVSFAGCTDNGSASDKVDDSKVLTVGCCVEFRPFEYMDENGVPIGFDIDIIKEVGKRMGKDVEIIDSQFDGLIPALNAKKYDCVISAMTITENRSKEVKFSKPYFEAGQILCVMDENNEINSLKDLNGKKVGVKLGTTGDIIASASAGEYNYEVKQYNKIGDAYMDMKNGKLNAIVVDNAVAMEYLKENPGLYKLTGELMTSESYGIATRLDDTELSEKIDKALDDMKADGTYDKIHAKWFGDE; this is encoded by the coding sequence ATGATTAAAAATGGAATTAAAGCTTTATTTTTAGTTGCTTTAGTTGCCCTTGTTGTTTCATTCGCAGGATGTACCGATAACGGCAGTGCAAGTGATAAAGTAGATGATTCAAAAGTGTTAACAGTTGGTTGCTGTGTTGAATTTAGACCTTTTGAATATATGGATGAAAATGGCGTACCAATAGGATTTGATATAGATATTATCAAAGAAGTTGGAAAAAGAATGGGTAAGGACGTTGAAATTATCGACTCACAATTTGATGGTCTTATACCTGCATTAAACGCCAAAAAATATGATTGTGTTATCTCAGCTATGACAATTACAGAAAACAGGTCTAAAGAAGTTAAATTTTCAAAACCTTACTTTGAAGCAGGTCAAATATTATGTGTTATGGATGAAAATAACGAAATAAATTCATTAAAAGACTTGAATGGTAAAAAAGTAGGTGTAAAATTAGGTACTACTGGTGACATCATTGCATCAGCGAGTGCTGGAGAATACAACTACGAAGTTAAACAATACAATAAAATCGGCGACGCTTACATGGATATGAAAAATGGCAAACTCAATGCTATTGTTGTGGATAATGCAGTTGCTATGGAATATTTAAAAGAAAATCCTGGTTTATACAAATTAACCGGTGAATTAATGACTTCTGAATCATATGGTATTGCTACAAGATTGGATGATACAGAATTATCAGAAAAAATCGATAAAGCATTAGACGATATGAAAGCAGACGGTACCTACGATAAAATCCATGCAAAATGGTTTGGTGATGAATAA
- a CDS encoding M20 family metallo-hydrolase, with protein MQNLSNSKNLKNLSDSPKLLNLLTKQSKEQYEKDLENETINIASNLIRINSVNPGFGGKGEVEEAQYIIKKMKEYAKKYNADLIIKEYNTTDENNIVRPNVVVDLDLNKENSLTIISHMDIVPEGDISLWDTNPYEPVIKNGKIYGRGSEDNGKGIVSSFLILKMILDEFKQKSLNPESDLKYNLRLIFVADEENGSTYGIRHLLKYEDELFKNGDVIIVPDFGVGHGNFVEIAEKQIMWIKFTIKGFQCHGSTPLKGINAGTMAFLFGDMLQKTLYKKYDTKDEIFTFPYSSFEPTIFKNSVENANTIPGNVEMYFDCRVLPNYDVDDVLKTIDNTILKFKRELPINLIYYSENLLNNIDVTYNVENLEKSGKLPENSKSIAEINNSIEKILGIEPKLCGMGGGTVAAPIRVKGYEAVVWGMGNETAHQPNENIDISDLLNMAKVYLAMIVKEDN; from the coding sequence ATGCAAAATCTATCCAATAGTAAAAATTTAAAAAATTTATCCGATTCACCTAAGTTATTAAATTTATTGACAAAACAAAGTAAAGAGCAATACGAAAAAGACTTAGAAAATGAAACAATAAATATTGCTTCAAATTTAATTAGAATAAACTCTGTAAATCCTGGTTTTGGGGGAAAAGGGGAAGTTGAAGAAGCGCAATATATTATAAAAAAGATGAAAGAATACGCAAAAAAATATAATGCGGATTTAATAATAAAAGAATACAACACAACCGATGAAAATAACATCGTAAGACCTAACGTAGTTGTAGATTTGGATTTGAACAAAGAAAACAGTCTAACAATAATTTCACATATGGATATCGTACCTGAGGGCGACATTTCATTATGGGATACAAATCCGTACGAACCAGTCATAAAAAACGGTAAAATTTATGGTAGGGGTAGTGAAGACAACGGAAAAGGTATTGTATCATCTTTTTTAATCTTAAAAATGATATTAGATGAATTTAAGCAAAAATCCTTAAATCCAGAATCTGATTTAAAGTATAACTTAAGATTAATTTTCGTAGCAGACGAAGAAAATGGTAGTACTTATGGAATTAGACATCTTTTAAAGTATGAAGATGAGCTTTTCAAGAACGGAGATGTTATTATAGTCCCTGATTTTGGAGTAGGTCATGGAAACTTCGTGGAAATTGCCGAAAAACAAATCATGTGGATTAAATTTACAATAAAAGGTTTCCAATGTCACGGTAGCACACCGCTCAAAGGAATTAATGCAGGTACTATGGCATTTTTATTCGGCGATATGCTCCAAAAGACACTATATAAAAAATACGATACAAAAGACGAGATATTCACATTCCCATACTCAAGTTTTGAACCAACAATCTTTAAAAATTCCGTAGAAAATGCAAATACAATTCCAGGAAATGTTGAAATGTATTTCGATTGTAGAGTTTTACCGAATTATGATGTGGATGACGTTTTAAAAACAATTGATAACACCATATTAAAATTTAAGAGAGAATTACCTATAAATTTAATTTATTATAGTGAGAATTTGTTAAATAATATCGATGTAACCTATAACGTTGAAAATCTAGAGAAATCCGGCAAATTGCCTGAAAATTCAAAATCAATAGCAGAAATAAATAATTCAATTGAAAAAATATTGGGTATTGAACCGAAATTATGTGGAATGGGGGGCGGTACTGTAGCGGCTCCTATACGAGTTAAAGGATATGAAGCTGTAGTTTGGGGAATGGGTAATGAAACAGCCCATCAACCTAATGAAAATATCGATATTTCCGATTTACTAAATATGGCTAAAGTATATTTAGCAATGATTGTAAAAGAGGATAATTAA